Genomic DNA from Desulfuromonas versatilis:
CGATGTCGAGCAGCAGCCAGCCGGGATCGTGGGCCATGCTCTCGGTGGTCAGGCCGCTAAAGGCAACCAGCTTCATGATCAGCTGGTCGAGACAGTCCTGCAGCAATCCGTTGCTGTCGGCCTGGAGGGTGGCGACGGCCTGTTTCCACTCCTGCTGAATGTCATCGACCACATGCCAGGCGTCGGTGGACCAGAGATCCCTGGCGGTGTAAGCGGCGCGCCCGAAGGAGTGCAGGGTGGCCGGCAGGCTGCCGGCGCGCTGGGCATTGAAGAGCAGGGACTGGAGCTCCGGCAGGGGGTTTTTCAGCTTGGCCTCGGCCTCCTTGCCGACGAAGCCCGGATAGCTGGAGGTCACGTGGGTCAGCCCCCGCAGCAGGTGCCCCAGGCACACGGCGTCATTGGGGTCTTCGTATTCCAGCGAGGCATCGAGCCGGGCCAGCACTGTGCGCAGCAGGCGCGCGGTGCTCTCCGCCCGTTCGGCGTAGCGCCCCACCCAGAACAGGTTGTCGGCCGAGCGGCTCGGCAGCGGGCCGGTAAGCGGTTCGAAGGAGGAGGCGCCTTCGGTCAGCTGGCCGGGGTCCACCTGCGGTTCGGGTTCGGCGGCAAGCACCCAGGTGTCCTTGCTGACCCCGCCGGCGCGGCCGGAGACGGCGAGGGTCCCCTTCTGCAGGGCGATGCGGGTCAGCCCCCCGGGCATCACATGGTAGCCCTGCTCACCTGCCACCAGGAAGCTGCGCAGAATGGCATGGCGGGGCTCGATGCCGCCATCGACCAGGGTCGGCGCCGTGGAAAAGGTCACCCGCTCCTGGCCGACGTACATGTGCGGCTTGGCCAGGATGCGCTCGCGCCACAGCGCGCGACCGGCCTGGTCGAGCCTGGCCCCAAAGACCGCGTAGCGGCCGGCTGTGCGGTGGATCATCTTGATCACCAGCTTGTCGATGTTCTCTAGGACGAAGTCGCGCTCCCGCGGCTGCCCGCACCACCAGGTGGCGACGGAGGGAAGCCGCAGATCCTGGCCGAAAAAATACCGGGCGATAGCAGGCAGAAACGGCAGCAGGCCGGGGTTCTCGAGGATGCTGCTGCCGATCGGGTTGGCGATAGCCACATGGCCGCGGCGGGCGGCTTCGACCAGGCCGGGAATCCCCAGCAGCGAATCGGTGCGCAGCTCCAGCGGATCGCAGTACGAATCGTTGACGCGGCGCAGAATAACGTCGACCTGCTGCAGCCCCTCGAGCGACTTCAGCCAGACGCGGCCGTCGCGCACCGTGAGATCATCCCCCTGGGCCAGCGGGTAACCCAGATAGGCCGCCAGATAGGCGTGCTCGAAGTAGGTTTCGTTGAGCGGCCCCGGGGTCAGCACCACCACCCGCGGGTCGTCCTTGTGGTGAGGAGCGATGCGCGCCAGCCCCGCCCGCAGCTCCTGGAAAAAGGCCGCGAGCCGGTGCACCTGACAGTCGCGGAACAGGCTGGGCAGGATGCGGGTCATCACGGTGCGGTTTTCCAGGGCATAGCCGGCCCCGCTGGGC
This window encodes:
- a CDS encoding circularly permuted type 2 ATP-grasp protein, translated to MPNLIERKTGDQFYATRLGTYDEMHAARGQLLPHWEQLLRGIEALGSKGLERRRQEAQRLLRENGVTYNVFDESQGISRPWQLDPVPLLISSDEWTEIEAGLNQRAQLLNLVLADLYGPQQLIKSGLLPMELVYGHPGFQRAGVGMLSPEQRNLIVYAANLARGPDGRMWVLEDSTQAPSGAGYALENRTVMTRILPSLFRDCQVHRLAAFFQELRAGLARIAPHHKDDPRVVVLTPGPLNETYFEHAYLAAYLGYPLAQGDDLTVRDGRVWLKSLEGLQQVDVILRRVNDSYCDPLELRTDSLLGIPGLVEAARRGHVAIANPIGSSILENPGLLPFLPAIARYFFGQDLRLPSVATWWCGQPRERDFVLENIDKLVIKMIHRTAGRYAVFGARLDQAGRALWRERILAKPHMYVGQERVTFSTAPTLVDGGIEPRHAILRSFLVAGEQGYHVMPGGLTRIALQKGTLAVSGRAGGVSKDTWVLAAEPEPQVDPGQLTEGASSFEPLTGPLPSRSADNLFWVGRYAERAESTARLLRTVLARLDASLEYEDPNDAVCLGHLLRGLTHVTSSYPGFVGKEAEAKLKNPLPELQSLLFNAQRAGSLPATLHSFGRAAYTARDLWSTDAWHVVDDIQQEWKQAVATLQADSNGLLQDCLDQLIMKLVAFSGLTTESMAHDPGWLLLDIGRRLERSLQSIALLRATLVPQQRGAVASKILEAVLATTESLMTFRRRYRSYAQTPRVLELLLLDEKHPRALSYQLRKLHYHINRLPREKGRSQIGRDQRLILEAYTRVRLAEPARLAPADDPTGIYSELDQLLSAVSELLCDLSNALTQTYFSHAQGPHLLAPVRLEEEL